The genomic window ACTCCATTTTATGCAACAAGTGGTGGGCAAAGTGGTGATATTGGAGCATTAGAAGATAATAGACATATTGCTATTATTGAAGAAACTTCAAAATTTCATGGATTAAATCTTTCAAAAGTAAAAGTTGCAAATTCAACAATTAAACAAGGTGAACTAGTTGATGCAGTTGTAGTAAATAGATATGAGATTGCAAAACATCACAGTGCAACACACCTTTTACAATCAGCTTTAAAAATGGTTTTAGGAGATAGCGTATCTCAAGCTGGCTCTTTGAATGATTCTTCAAGATTAAGATTTGACTTTACTTATCCAAAAGCTATGACCACTGCTCAAATTGATGAAGTTGAAGATTTAGTAAATACAATGATTTCAAGAGGAATTGCTGGAAATATTGAAGAGCTACCAATAGACCAAGCTAAAAACAAAGGTGCTATTGCTATGTTTGGTGAAAAATATGGTGATATGGTAAGAGTTGTAAGTTTTAGTGATGTTTCTGTTGAATTTTGTGGTGGAACTCATGTAAAAAATACAGCTGATATTGGAAGTTTTTATATTGTTAAGGAATCAGGTGTAAGTGCAGGTGTAAGAAGAATAGAGGCTGTTTGTGGAACTGCAGCTATTGCTTATACTAAAGAGATTATAACTGCAATGAATGATATTAAAGCTGAAATTAAAAATAACGATGTAATTTCAGGAATTAAAAAATTAAAAGAGCAAATCAAAGATTTAAAAAAAGAAGTTGAAACAGCACAAAGTCAAACATCTGCACCAATTAGTGAAGAACTTATTGGGGATACAAAAGTTGTTGTAGCTGTTGTTGAAAATGGTGATTTAAAGAAAATAGTTGATGATTTAAAAAATGCAAATGAAAAACTTGCAGTTTTATTACTTCAAGCAAAAGATGACAAAGTATTAATTGTTGCTGGAAGTAAAAATACAAATATTAAAGCTGGTGAATGGATTAAAAATATTGCGCCAATCGTTGGTGGAGGTGGAGGTGGAAGACCTGACTTCGCTCAAGCTGGTGGAAAAGATGTAACAAAAGTTGAAGATGCAAAAATTGCTGCTTTAGCTTATGCAAAAGAAAATTTGTAAGGCATTAAATTGAGCGAGTTTTTTAACAATTTCTCAACACTGATTATATTCTTACATATTATATCTGCAATAATTTGGGTAGGAGGAATGATTGTAATTAGATTTGCAGTTCATTACTCTATGCAAAATATTGAAGATCCAAAAATAAAATTAGGAAGAACTTTAGAAAATCTAAAAAGATTTTTTTCTATGGTTATTCCATCTATTATTCTTTTAGTTACAACAGCTATCATAATGATATTAGCTTTAGAATTTAAAGGTGGAGAACTTTATAAATTTGTTATCTTAAAAGAGATAATTTGGTCTATTATGACTATTATCTTTATTGTTATCTATATTAAAAGAAACAAAGCTCAAAAAGCTTTTGATAATGCGGATTTTGCAAGTGCAAAAAATCAATTAACTCCACTTGCAAAATATCTAATTCCCATAAACATTGTGTTAGGATTATTTGCAATTATTTTAGGAATAACTCTTAGAGGATTTTAAAATCCTCTAATTAATGATTAAACAACTCTCTATTCTTATAAGTTACCAAAAGAACAACTAATAAAATAAATACAAAACAATAAATCATAATATCCCAACCAAAATATTTATATATAATAGATGGAAGAAATGAGCCAGTTGCTCCACCTATATAATAGAAACTTAGATACATCCCTGATGTTAATGATTTTTGAGATGCTTTCATAGAATTTGCAAGGCCTGTTGAAACAGTATGAACTGTAAACATTCCAATACAAAATAAAAACAATAAAACAAAAAGATATATTACATTACTTGTTACAAGAAATACTAAAATAAAAAGAAAAAATGAAATTGAAATTATTATAGTATTTACTTCATTTTTGAAAAAACCAACTATTCTTTTAGAAGCTAATGAAACAACAATTCCCATACCATATCCCAAATATAAAAGACTAATCTGAAATTCATTAACTGAATCCGATATATCTTTTACTCTAAATGGTAAAATATTTAAAACTCCACCAAAAACAAAAAACATACAAAACATAATAAAATAAACAAGTGCAAATCTTTTATCTTTTAATATAGTTACTATGTCATTCAATTTAGGTTTAACAAGTTTTGCATCACCCTCGAAAGATAATTTCTGGATTAATAATATTGAAACAAATAAAGCAGCTGATAAAGAATAAAATACGTATTCATAAGAAAAGTTTGTTGCAATAAAACCAGAAAATAATCTTCCTACTAATCCACCAAATACAGTGGAAGCTACATATATTGACATATTAAATTTAATATTTTCTTTATCAGTATTTGCTAATATGCTCATAAGTGCAGTCAAAATTGCAGGGACAACTAAAGCTTCACAAATTCTAAGAGTTAAAAACATTTCATATGACTTTGCCATACCAAGAAAAATATTTGTGATTAACAAAATTATAGATGAGTATGTAAGCATCTTCTTTGCGCATACTTTTTCAAGTACATATCCATATACAATTGGAGAGATTGCTAGAAATAGCATTATAACAGCTGTAAATTGTGAAGCCTTTATAATAGATATATCAAACTGTTTTGCAAGTAATGGCTGTAAAGGTTGAGTAGCATACATAACAGATAGAACTATTATAATACAATAAACAATTATAAATAAGTTAATTCTCAAAATCACTCCTGCTTATAGAAAAATATCTATTTAAAATATTCATTCGTACTAGACTATTTAAATAATTTGAATCGAATCTAGGTTCATTTAGAAATCTATTAATATAGTTTATATCAAATTTCCTAATCTCTTGATCAAAATATTTACCATCATAATCAATAATAAATAAATCTTCATACACTAAATATTTATAAACTAAATTCATATAATATTTATTATCAATCAAATAAGTACTAAACTCATAATTTTTATATTCTTTTCTTTCTATAACTTTTAGACTATTTAGATTTAAAGTAGATTTAAATAAATCATCAAAGAAACCTCTTTGCATTCCATTCCAATGACAAGATCTATCTAAGTTAATATATTCATAAAATAATTTTCCATATTTTTCTTCTTGATTTTGTGAAATATATGAGAAATTTGTACAGCTGTCATGGGTATAGATTTTTTTATTATTTTTTAAATTTCCAATATTATCAATAAAATTATTTGATAATGAAGAACAACCAACTAACAGTAATAATGAAGATAAATATATAATCATTTTCATAATTAAATCCTTTTTTTAATAGTTATATTATACAACTTAGAAATTAAAACTTGACATATTCTTTTTTTTTCAATATCATAAAAATCGGAAAACTATATGTAAAAGGTATTTAGTGTGGCTAGGTACATAAAAAATTTCTTATTTTTTCTTATTTTTATAATTGTTATGAATGGCTGTTCATCTAAATATGTTGACAATTCAGATTTATCTAAAAATGAATACATATTTCAAAGTGCATCATTACAAAACACTATATTACAAAGAGATTTAAGATTAAAAAAGTACAAAGAACTTACTAAATCAAAGAAAAACTTTGATTCATTTAAAAATGATCTTGCTTTTCAAGATGATAGAATGGGTTTAAACCTTGAGCTATTCGATTTTTACAACGAATGGGAAGGTGTAGGATATAAGTTTGGTGGCAATTCTAAAGATGGTATAGATTGCTCAGCTTTTATTCAAAAAGCCTTTAGTGAGAAGTTTGACTTATCAATGCCAAGAACAACTGATATGCAATCAGAGCTTGGTAAAGAAATAGATAAAAGTGAACTTAAAAGTGGTGATTTAGTTTTTTTTAGAACAGGTGATACTAATCATGTTGGGATTTACCTAGAAGATGGAATGTTTATTCATGCATCAACATCAAATGGCGTGACAATATCTGAGTTAGATAATGTCTATTTTAAAGAAAATTACTGGACAGCTAGAAGAATTATAAATTAATTTTATTATAAAAGGAGAAATTAGTGACAAAGAAGACCTTTATGCTTCTACCTATTATGTTATTGCTTACAGCTTGTAGTAATAATAGGGATATTCAGATAGAAGAAAACAATAAAATAAAAGATGCGAGTAGCCTAAATGCCTCAAATATTTCTTATAATGATTATAAATCAGCTTACGAATCAGAAAACAATAAACTAAAAGACAGACCTCACTTAAGATATGAACCAAAAATCAGTAAAACAAGTTATGACAAACTGGTTTTAACAAACGATGAAAATGCATCAAATGACACACCAACTTCTAAAATCCTAACAAAAAAACAAGCCTTCCTTGATTTTTATGGTGATTGGAAAAATGTAAAATATAAAATGGGTGGAACATCAAGAACAGGAATAGATTGTTCTGGATTCACACAAAAAGCATTTAAAGAGAAATTTGGTATTGAATTACCAAGAACTACAACTACACAAGTAAAAGTTGGAGTTGAAGTAAAAAAATCTGAACTTAAAATGGGTGACCTTGTTTTTTTCAAAACAAGTAAAGTTACCAAACATGTAGGAATTTATATGGGTAATGGAAGTTTTTTACACTCTTCAATTAAAGGTATTCAATTTACAAAATTAGACAAACCTTTTTATAAACAAACTTATTGGACAGCTAGAAGAATTATTAATTAATTCTTCTAAAATCCCCCGTATATAATTAAAACAATTGGTATATAAACAACTGATATTAATGTACTAAGCAAAACAGTAAAAGAAGCTTTTTCTGGTCTTGCTTTTAATAATACTGCCAAAGTTACAGTATTTCCTGCAAGTGGTACAACCGAGAATAGAAATAACACTTTATAAATCTCTTCACTTAAAAATCCTATAAAAGTTTTGTCTATGAAAATTATAAATAAAATTGAAGCTGGCCAAAAAATGAATTTATAAAAATACGCTACTTTTAAATACTTTATATCTGCATCTGTATTTAAATCAAAACCTTTCATTCCCATACCTAACATCATCATTCCTAAGATTCCATAAGCCCATTTAAACCCCTCAAAATAAGGAATTATTAACTCTGGTATTCTAAAACCTAAAACATTTAAACTAAGCCCTGCTATAAAAGCATATAATAATGGAAGTTTAATTACTTTTACAATAGATTGTCTTGCTGTAAAAGTACCTTTTGCTGTTACATAAAAACCTGTTGTATTTTCATATAATAAAGAAGCAAGTGTTGCAAAAATAAAAATATTTGCAGATTCAGGACTTAATAAAATCATAGCTAGTGGAATACCAAAATATCCAGTATTCCCAGTTCCACAGGTAAATGCCAAAGTATTTATACTAGCATCATTCCAATCTTTTTTATATCTTTTTAATATATAAAAAGCAATTGATGAGCCAAAGAAAAAAACAAATAATGGAAGAAAAACTAATTGTAGATTTATTTCAATTGAAAGTGTTGCGAAGAAAATTACAATTGGTCCTAAAATATAAATGAGAAGTGTTGCTATTAAATCTCGTTTAACCTTAAAATATCTTGTTAAAATATATCCAAAGGCGATATTTAGATATAAAGGAGAAATTTTGCCTAATAAAATAAAAAATAAATTCATATTGT from Arcobacter venerupis includes these protein-coding regions:
- a CDS encoding AEC family transporter codes for the protein MNLFFILLGKISPLYLNIAFGYILTRYFKVKRDLIATLLIYILGPIVIFFATLSIEINLQLVFLPLFVFFFGSSIAFYILKRYKKDWNDASINTLAFTCGTGNTGYFGIPLAMILLSPESANIFIFATLASLLYENTTGFYVTAKGTFTARQSIVKVIKLPLLYAFIAGLSLNVLGFRIPELIIPYFEGFKWAYGILGMMMLGMGMKGFDLNTDADIKYLKVAYFYKFIFWPASILFIIFIDKTFIGFLSEEIYKVLFLFSVVPLAGNTVTLAVLLKARPEKASFTVLLSTLISVVYIPIVLIIYGGF
- a CDS encoding NlpC/P60 family protein yields the protein MARYIKNFLFFLIFIIVMNGCSSKYVDNSDLSKNEYIFQSASLQNTILQRDLRLKKYKELTKSKKNFDSFKNDLAFQDDRMGLNLELFDFYNEWEGVGYKFGGNSKDGIDCSAFIQKAFSEKFDLSMPRTTDMQSELGKEIDKSELKSGDLVFFRTGDTNHVGIYLEDGMFIHASTSNGVTISELDNVYFKENYWTARRIIN
- a CDS encoding MFS transporter — its product is MRINLFIIVYCIIIVLSVMYATQPLQPLLAKQFDISIIKASQFTAVIMLFLAISPIVYGYVLEKVCAKKMLTYSSIILLITNIFLGMAKSYEMFLTLRICEALVVPAILTALMSILANTDKENIKFNMSIYVASTVFGGLVGRLFSGFIATNFSYEYVFYSLSAALFVSILLIQKLSFEGDAKLVKPKLNDIVTILKDKRFALVYFIMFCMFFVFGGVLNILPFRVKDISDSVNEFQISLLYLGYGMGIVVSLASKRIVGFFKNEVNTIIISISFFLFILVFLVTSNVIYLFVLLFLFCIGMFTVHTVSTGLANSMKASQKSLTSGMYLSFYYIGGATGSFLPSIIYKYFGWDIMIYCFVFILLVVLLVTYKNRELFNH
- a CDS encoding NlpC/P60 family protein → MTKKTFMLLPIMLLLTACSNNRDIQIEENNKIKDASSLNASNISYNDYKSAYESENNKLKDRPHLRYEPKISKTSYDKLVLTNDENASNDTPTSKILTKKQAFLDFYGDWKNVKYKMGGTSRTGIDCSGFTQKAFKEKFGIELPRTTTTQVKVGVEVKKSELKMGDLVFFKTSKVTKHVGIYMGNGSFLHSSIKGIQFTKLDKPFYKQTYWTARRIIN